The sequence TAGCCATGTCGGCCAAGGAACGCTGGATCGTCATCCTGTCCCTGCTGGTCTGCACCGTGGGCATCATCAACGCCCAGCTCATGTCCGTGACCGAGCGCTTCTCCGAAATCGGAGTCATGAAGTGCCTGGGCGCCCTGGATTCCATGATCCTGCGCCTGTTCCTGATGGAGGCGGGCATGCAGGGGCTGGCCGGGGCCTTTACGGGCGCGATCCTGGGGTGCCTGTTTTCCCTGATGACCGGAGCCGTGCGCTTCGGCTTCGGGTCCCTGGCGAGCATCCCGCCGATCTCCCTGCTTGGTTCCGTGGGGTTGGCCACACTGGCGGGCTGCGGCCTGAGCCTGCTGGGCGTGCTCTACCCTGCCTGGCTCGCTGCGCGGATGGACCCGATCAAAGCCATCCGGGCGGAACATTAGGAGAATCCATGAGTGAAGAGAAACGTACCATAGTCCGCGTCATCGGCGTGAAAAAGACCTTCACCATGGGCAAGGTCGAACTCCAGGCCCTCAAGGGCGTGGACCTCGAGATATTTGCCGGAGAGTATATTTCCATCATGGGGCCTTCCGGCTCGGGCAAATCCACCCTGTTCAACATGATCGGCGGCCTGGACAAGCCCACCGAAGGCAAGGTCTTCATCGACGAGGTGGACATCTCCCAGCTGGACGCCTTCGAACTGGCCTGGCTCCGCAACCGCAAGATCGGCTACATCTTTCAGACCTTCAACCTCATCCCGGTGATGACCGCGCTGGAAAACGTCACCCTGCCCATGACCTTTGCGGGCATGAACGCTGACGACGCCCAGGACAAGGGCATCGAACTGCTCAAGCTGGTCGGCCTGGGCGAGCGTTTTCAGCACAAGCCTCTGGAGCTTTCCGGCGGCCAGCAGCAGCGCGTGGCCGTTGCCCGGTCCCTGGCCAACGACCCGTCCATCGTCCTGGCCGACGAGCCCACCGGCAACCTGGACCTGTCCACGGGCGAGGAGATCATCGAGCTGTTGCAGATGCTCTCCCAGGAACGCGGGGTCACGGTCATCTCGGCCACCCACGACTACA is a genomic window of uncultured Pseudodesulfovibrio sp. containing:
- a CDS encoding FtsX-like permease family protein, encoding MHKPERLISLPFSKSLEISYKSLKVRFFRSMITVSSLVLAVSFLSFVLVNLDIASGMLLHGGREAARALSQAGYDVDLAHGAVAMSAKERWIVILSLLVCTVGIINAQLMSVTERFSEIGVMKCLGALDSMILRLFLMEAGMQGLAGAFTGAILGCLFSLMTGAVRFGFGSLASIPPISLLGSVGLATLAGCGLSLLGVLYPAWLAARMDPIKAIRAEH
- a CDS encoding ABC transporter ATP-binding protein, producing MSEEKRTIVRVIGVKKTFTMGKVELQALKGVDLEIFAGEYISIMGPSGSGKSTLFNMIGGLDKPTEGKVFIDEVDISQLDAFELAWLRNRKIGYIFQTFNLIPVMTALENVTLPMTFAGMNADDAQDKGIELLKLVGLGERFQHKPLELSGGQQQRVAVARSLANDPSIVLADEPTGNLDLSTGEEIIELLQMLSQERGVTVISATHDYKMLNVSDRVVWVRDGQVDRVERREDMDISIGGIGEKLTGHREPGA